One stretch of Aquimarina sp. Aq107 DNA includes these proteins:
- a CDS encoding acyltransferase family protein produces MKIERRYDIDWLRVIAIAFLLIYHIAIVFQPWAMLIGFIRSDEISTTIWQPMTMLNVWRIPILFYVSGMGVYFALRKRNNIELLKERAKRILLPFLFGIVAITPLHMFVFQDYYSMGLSYYPHMGHLWFLGNIFIYVLIGFPVFYGIQKGVFSKFIAFSKQLFSNPLGLLSVNAFFVAEVLLLQPKPFAMYAQTWHGFAIGLLAFFFGFLFMKTGKVFWNTVKRWKWLFLGLAAILYTVRYVLFGAEGPLYLTSIESNSWIFSIFGFCHQYLNKPSKILSYLSKAAYPVYIIHMIVLYLAAKFILPLNLPALIAFVLITLITFIGCYLLYEFLIRRIPILRPLFGLNWKVDIKKKRSETVVVNKA; encoded by the coding sequence ATGAAAATTGAAAGACGTTATGATATCGATTGGCTAAGAGTTATAGCTATAGCATTTTTATTAATATACCATATTGCTATTGTGTTTCAACCTTGGGCTATGCTTATAGGCTTCATAAGAAGCGACGAAATCTCTACTACCATCTGGCAACCAATGACCATGTTAAATGTATGGCGGATACCTATTCTTTTCTATGTTTCTGGTATGGGTGTTTATTTTGCTTTGAGAAAACGCAATAACATAGAATTACTAAAAGAGCGTGCAAAAAGAATATTACTGCCATTTTTATTTGGCATTGTGGCTATAACTCCATTACACATGTTTGTGTTTCAAGATTACTATAGTATGGGTTTAAGTTACTATCCGCATATGGGACATCTTTGGTTTTTAGGAAATATTTTTATTTATGTACTTATTGGATTTCCTGTTTTTTACGGCATACAAAAAGGTGTGTTTTCAAAATTCATAGCTTTTTCAAAACAACTATTTAGCAATCCACTAGGCTTATTATCTGTTAATGCATTTTTTGTTGCAGAGGTATTACTATTACAACCAAAACCCTTTGCAATGTATGCGCAAACCTGGCATGGTTTTGCAATTGGTTTATTAGCATTCTTTTTCGGCTTCCTTTTTATGAAAACAGGAAAAGTATTTTGGAATACCGTAAAACGATGGAAATGGCTATTTCTGGGATTGGCAGCTATACTATATACGGTAAGATATGTTCTATTCGGCGCTGAAGGACCTTTATACTTAACTTCTATTGAAAGCAATAGTTGGATCTTCTCAATATTCGGTTTTTGCCATCAATACCTTAATAAACCGAGTAAGATTTTATCCTATTTAAGTAAAGCCGCATATCCTGTTTATATCATACACATGATTGTATTGTATTTAGCAGCAAAATTTATATTGCCTTTAAACTTACCGGCACTAATAGCGTTCGTGCTGATTACACTTATTACGTTTATTGGCTGCTATTTACTTTATGAGTTTCTGATAAGAAGAATCCCTATTCTTAGACCATTGTTTGGTTTAAACTGGAAAGTAGATATAAAGAAAAAAAGGAGCGAAACTGTTGTTGTAAATAAAGCCTAA
- a CDS encoding ankyrin repeat domain-containing protein, whose amino-acid sequence MKNPIKIQSRCLAIIICIIAIAFTSCSQKSETKSTTATSNEKIAKPSQDIHEAIISNNFEVVKQHIENGSDINKIENMSGSTPLLTAVTFNRPKIVVELLKANVDLSIKNNDGSTALHTAAFFGRIEMVKLLLDAGADKTIKNNFGATPRETVLGEFSQMKPIYEMLTLQLQPMGFTLDLNELEKARPVVAMMLQ is encoded by the coding sequence ATGAAAAATCCAATTAAAATTCAATCAAGATGTTTAGCTATAATTATATGTATTATAGCAATTGCATTTACATCGTGTTCACAAAAAAGTGAAACCAAAAGCACAACAGCCACTTCAAATGAGAAGATTGCTAAACCTAGTCAAGATATTCATGAAGCGATAATCTCAAATAATTTCGAGGTTGTAAAACAGCATATTGAAAATGGTTCCGATATCAATAAAATAGAAAACATGAGTGGTTCTACACCTTTATTAACTGCAGTGACTTTTAACAGACCTAAAATCGTAGTTGAGTTATTAAAAGCAAATGTTGATTTATCCATAAAGAACAATGATGGCAGCACAGCATTACACACTGCAGCATTTTTTGGAAGAATAGAAATGGTTAAACTATTGTTGGATGCTGGAGCAGATAAAACTATAAAAAACAATTTTGGGGCAACACCAAGAGAAACTGTATTAGGCGAATTTTCGCAAATGAAACCTATTTATGAAATGTTAACTCTTCAATTGCAACCTATGGGTTTCACATTAGACCTTAACGAATTGGAAAAAGCAAGACCTGTAGTGGCTATGATGTTGCAATAA
- a CDS encoding thioredoxin family protein — MKTKKISSNVKSSKKKTHPFWSFFWLTFLVVSLWYAWYSFYAPSNNIVWENNIESAQKLASNSDKNIMIFFTAEWCSPCRIMKRQVFADKEVTKAISEKVVTVEIDMDDPNAKALVKQYNIGATPTTIFINPQGKVMDYAVGKVEKAKFLEMLLSI; from the coding sequence ATGAAGACTAAAAAAATAAGTTCAAACGTAAAATCATCAAAAAAGAAAACACATCCATTTTGGAGCTTTTTCTGGCTTACTTTTCTTGTCGTTTCGCTCTGGTATGCTTGGTACTCTTTTTATGCACCTTCAAATAATATTGTTTGGGAAAACAATATTGAATCTGCTCAAAAACTTGCAAGCAATTCTGATAAAAATATTATGATATTCTTTACAGCGGAGTGGTGCTCACCATGTAGAATTATGAAACGTCAAGTGTTTGCAGATAAAGAGGTAACGAAAGCTATTAGTGAAAAAGTTGTTACAGTTGAAATTGATATGGATGACCCAAATGCAAAAGCACTTGTAAAGCAATATAATATTGGTGCAACACCAACAACAATTTTCATTAATCCTCAAGGAAAAGTAATGGACTACGCAGTAGGGAAAGTTGAAAAAGCAAAATTCCTTGAAATGCTTCTAAGTATTTAA
- a CDS encoding DUF4386 domain-containing protein yields the protein MRNSISLSKAALTAGIGLLIMTLTVPFAEFKILPDLVNPNSALETANNIKENLFLFNVAIFLIFITIVADIVVAWALYVFLKPVNRSLSLLTAWFRLLYTSVYLLAITNLIKVFTLTKGSSYFLSNSQEQISEFMLFYIKSYKYEWFFGLVLFGIYLIMLGFLVLKASYIHKAMGWLLIIAGIGYVIGHLKVFLYPNLNTSFSMFTALGELVFMLWLLIKGSRIKEFQIG from the coding sequence ATGAGAAATAGCATATCACTTTCAAAAGCTGCTTTAACAGCAGGTATAGGACTGTTAATTATGACATTAACTGTCCCATTTGCTGAATTTAAAATATTACCTGATTTAGTTAATCCTAACAGTGCACTAGAAACTGCAAACAATATCAAGGAAAATTTATTTTTATTTAATGTTGCGATATTCCTCATTTTTATCACAATAGTGGCTGATATTGTTGTTGCTTGGGCTCTTTACGTGTTTTTAAAACCAGTAAACAGAAGTTTATCATTACTTACTGCTTGGTTCCGATTACTATACACTTCAGTTTATCTATTGGCTATTACGAATTTGATTAAGGTATTTACTTTAACAAAAGGGAGTTCGTACTTTCTTTCAAATTCTCAAGAGCAAATTTCAGAATTCATGCTTTTCTATATTAAATCCTACAAGTATGAATGGTTTTTTGGCTTAGTCCTTTTCGGCATTTATCTAATAATGCTTGGTTTTCTTGTCCTAAAAGCAAGTTATATCCATAAAGCAATGGGCTGGTTATTAATCATTGCTGGTATCGGATATGTTATTGGTCATTTAAAAGTATTTCTGTATCCCAATCTCAATACAAGCTTTAGCATGTTCACTGCTTTGGGCGAATTAGTATTTATGCTTTGGCTACTCATTAAAGGTTCAAGAATCAAGGAATTTCAAATAGGTTAA